In the Populus trichocarpa isolate Nisqually-1 chromosome 1, P.trichocarpa_v4.1, whole genome shotgun sequence genome, one interval contains:
- the LOC18095492 gene encoding epidermis-specific secreted glycoprotein EP1 — translation MQSSTPMERSLFFSLFLLFSVSIVAQSTVPSNSTFKKVNTGEWSEAISEYSSDFRALDISASVFQVCFYNTTPNAFTLAIRMGTRRSPAVRRFVWEANRGNPVGEDATLTFGEDGNLILADADGRVAWQTNTADKGVVGLQMLPNGNMVLHDSKGNFIWQSFDYPTDTLLVGQSLRVGGVTRLVSRASDKKNTNGAYSLVLEPKRIAMYYKSPNSPKPYIYYTSDLFSIQKGRLQYVRLINSANELSLQFSTGGGPLLSKPNFNSTLSFLRLGVDGNLRVYSFNNQETSASWDVTFTLFSKDASVWESECQLPEKCGKFGLCEDSQCVGCPLPNGLGNWTESCEPVKVTVCNKNFYYYKLEGVDHSMSKYGNGNGPLKENDCEKECSSDCKCSGYFYNTKTSMCWITYDLQTLTRVANSTHVGYIKVPNHQ, via the coding sequence ATGCAATCTTCCACCCCTATGGAACGATCACtgttcttctctcttttcttgctCTTCTCAGTATCCATCGTTGCCCAATCTACTGTcccttcaaattccacatttaAGAAAGTCAATACTGGAGAGTGGTCGGAAGCCATTTCAGAGTACAGTTCAGATTTTCGTGCCCTGGACATCTCTGCCTCCGTTTTCCAAGTTTGCTTTTATAACACCACCCCTAATGCATTCACTCTCGCAATACGTATGGGTACGAGGAGGTCACCGGCAGTGAGGCGTTTTGTTTGGGAAGCCAACCGAGGCAACCCAGTTGGTGAAGATGCCACTCTCACTTTTGGTGAGGATGGAAACCTTATCTTGGCCGATGCTGATGGCAGGGTTGCTTGGCAAACCAACACTGCCGACAAAGGTGTTGTAGGCTTGCAAATGCTACCGAATGGTAACATGGTGCTTCATGACTCTAAGGGCAATTTCATCTGGCAAAGTTTTGACTATCCCACTGATACTCTTTTGGTGGGTCAATCTCTTCGTGTTGGAGGCGTCACCAGGCTTGTGAGTCGAGCCTCTGACAAAAAGAACACAAACGGAGCCTATAGTCTGGTATTAGAACCCAAAAGAATAGCCATGTACTATAAGAGTCCAAACTCTCCCAAGCCATACATCTACTACACATCTGATTTGTTTAGCATACAGAAAGGGCGTCTACAATATGTGAGGCTAATCAATTCGGCTAATGAACTGAGTCTTCAGTTCTCTACAGGTGGTGGACCCTTGCTCTCTAAGCCCAATTTCAACAGCACATTGTCATTTCTCCGACTTGGGGTAGATGGCAATCTTAGAGTCTACAGTTTCAACAACCAGGAAACTTCAGCTTCTTGGGATGTGACTTTCACTCTTTTCTCTAAAGATGCAAGTGTTTGGGAAAGTGAGTGTCAATTACCAGAGAAATGTGGCAAGTTTGGGCTCTGTGAGGACAGTCAATGCGTTGGTTGCCCATTACCAAATGGGCTTGGGAACTGGACCGAGAGCTGTGAACCTGTGAAGGTAACTGTATGTAACAAGAACTTCTATTACTATAAACTAGAAGGGGTTGATCATTCCATGAGCAAGtatggaaatggaaatggacCCTTGAAGGAGAACGATTGTGAGAAGGAATGTTCCAGTGACTGCAAGTGTTCCGGTTACTTTTACAACACAAAGACATCTATGTGCTGGATTACTTATGATCTACAAACTCTGACGAGGGTTGCAAATTCTACACATGTGGGTTACATAAAAGTGCCGAATCACCAGTGA